A segment of the Streptomyces sp. NBC_00376 genome:
GGCTTCTGGACGCCGTGCTCGTACGACAGCACATAGGTGTCGATCAGGGGGTCCAGACCGTGCGCCCGGAAGACCGGCCGCAGGTCCCAGCCGATGTTGCTGACCACGCCGATCCGGATTCCGCTGTCGTGCAGCGCGCCGAGCACCTCCGCCGCGTCCGGATACGGCTCCCAGGCGGCCGGTGTCCGATGCCGCTCGTACAGCGCGTCGTACAGGCCGGGATCCGGCAGGGCCACCTGCCGGGCCAGCCCGGTGTACGCCTCCCGGTGGAGTTCCGCGCTCTCGTCACGGGTGGCGTACGCGTCGGCGAGCCGGGCGGGGACGTGCCGGGGAGGCGGGCCGCCCGGCAGTGCTCCGGCGGCCTCCAGCTCGCCCACGTACCGTTCGAAGTCGGCCTCGCCCACCGTCACCCCCTGCTCGGCGAGGACCGCGCGCAGCCAGGACCGGACGGACTCGATACGGAAGAGAGTCCCGGAGAAGTCGAAGAGCACACCCTTGATCTGCATGGCTGCGATCCTCCCCGGCACGGGGGCGGCTCGACAAGGCGGATCGCTCGGCGAGGGGGAGGGCGGGACGCGGCCGGTCGGGGCCGGCTCAGGAACGGCTGGGCGCCCGGGGCTCGCCGCGCCGCTCGTACCGGGCGAATCCGGCGATCGCGAAGGCGACCAGGGATACCCCCAGCAGCCAGCCGGCCACTACGTCGCTCAGCCAGTGCACGCCCAGGTAGAGGCGGGTCAGGCCCACCCCGACGACCGAGACGCACGCCACGACCAGCGCCGTCCGCCACAGCCGGGGCCCGACGCCGTACCGGCGCAGCAGCCAGAGCAGCAGGCCGCAGCTCACCGTCGCCGTCATCGCGTGACCGGACGGGAACGCCGCGTAATGCGCGGAATCCACCGGGTCCGGCCACTGCGGCCGCTCCCGGCCGACCGCGGACTTCAGCCCCTGCTGCACCAGAGTGCCCAGCACGCTCGTCGCCGCGACCCACACCGCGAGCAGCCGTTCTCCGCGCCACCACAGCGCCACCACCGCCATCGTGATCAGGGCGCGCATGGTCCATGGATCCCAGGCCCAGTCGGTCAGGATCCGGTTCACGTGGACCAGGCCGGGTTCGGCCACCGCCCTGCGGTGCAGGGCGTCCGCGACGGTACGGTCCAGCGTCATCAGCGGTGACCAGCGCACGGCGACGAGGATCAGCACGACCAGCGCGAGAAGCGCGCAGACCGCACCCGTTCTGAACGGTGTGACACGGGAACGCTTAGGGACCGGTGGGGGGAGCTGCGTGGACGGCATGGGGCGATCTTCCCGGAAG
Coding sequences within it:
- a CDS encoding HAD family hydrolase; translation: MQIKGVLFDFSGTLFRIESVRSWLRAVLAEQGVTVGEADFERYVGELEAAGALPGGPPPRHVPARLADAYATRDESAELHREAYTGLARQVALPDPGLYDALYERHRTPAAWEPYPDAAEVLGALHDSGIRIGVVSNIGWDLRPVFRAHGLDPLIDTYVLSYEHGVQKPDSRIFHTACTSLGLDPADVVMVGDDRNADGGAAALGCDVRFVHHLLVAERPDGLRTLGLVPGVA
- a CDS encoding phosphatase PAP2 family protein, whose amino-acid sequence is MPSTQLPPPVPKRSRVTPFRTGAVCALLALVVLILVAVRWSPLMTLDRTVADALHRRAVAEPGLVHVNRILTDWAWDPWTMRALITMAVVALWWRGERLLAVWVAATSVLGTLVQQGLKSAVGRERPQWPDPVDSAHYAAFPSGHAMTATVSCGLLLWLLRRYGVGPRLWRTALVVACVSVVGVGLTRLYLGVHWLSDVVAGWLLGVSLVAFAIAGFARYERRGEPRAPSRS